GGTCctacaaaaatatagaatGTACACTTTATATCTATTTCTTATAGCATGCAAAGGTTTTGCGTGCTAATGCtgtaatatttgattataCTCCTTTGTTCCCCTTCATCAATTTTGGACATTCTTTATAGTATTAAGAAACATAACCATGTCTGTGGAGTAATGCTGAATctaatcataaaaaagaagaagagcaaTGTTGGAGCTGTACGGGATCTCTATAGTCTGACATTATAGTAGCAAGCTTTTCTTATACCAAATCTGGTTGTTGGTGTCACCAGCTTGCCTTTGTGGCCTGACTGACCATGAAAGCAATGCTCTTTTTTTGATGTTCTCATTATTGTGTCAGTTTATCTGCTCTTTGCATTAGAACTTCTGTTTAGAAATCGTACTGCGTATTAGCATGATCGATAATCCATTTTGCATTTGTAGCAGtgatgttgttttattttatggtttGGCATAAGAGTCCTGAAcgtaaattttctgtaatcaGCAAATATAAGTTTGTTTATCATGGTGGTCTTGCTATAATGAGATGAATAGTCTGAACTTAGTAGGAGCTAAACAGAAAATTAGTAGTTATTCTCCATGAAATGAGTTTGTATTTTCCATCTTGTCACCAAttcactattttaatttatgttgtaaCAGGGGTATATTGTATATGTACCAGCAACAAACCGGCAATGGTATGTCTTTTTGCATTATGCACACACAActatgcaatttatttaccCCTGCTGCATCATATTATATTACCCTACAACTCATGTTTTAAACTATAGACATCACTGTTTGccaatttcttattttctttttctcccttctaattttttattttgtctgcTCGTAAAAAACTTTGGCTAGGTAGATCATATGGTTCTCTTGTTTCTGTTTCCAAACAAATAATTCAAGTCCAGGGCTGTAGAAGTTGTAATGACTTAAAACTCTGTAGGCATATGAGACTTTCAGTTGTGGAATTTGGGAGGATTGGCCAATAGAGTCAAAGTCCATGTTTTAACATAAGAGACAGGCTATCTTATCCATCTCATGAAATCTGTTTTCTTGTTAAATGCTAATGCTGTGAAACAGtatagtatttaatttcttgaagCTGACAACATTGCAAGTCTAAAGGCACTGTGTATTCTTTTTACTGTTGTGTAGGAGAACTAAGAGCCATATGAATGATTGAATAATATGTTCTGTTCAATTTCTACTTGTAGAGGATGCTCAGTTAACTCCTGTATTGCGTCTGGCGGCGGGAGCTTGTGCTGGAATAATTGCTATGTCAGCTACATACCCAATGGACATGGTTCGTGGTAGACTTACTGTACAGGTATTAAGGGCGGCCTTGAAAATGTGCCTTCTAGAAATAGTTATGCAGTATTTGGTGTCCTTCTTAAGCATAACAGATGTTTTTTCTCCTCTATGCAGACAGAGAAGTCTCCTTACCAGTACAGAGGGATGTTTCATGCTTTATCAACTGTGCTTCGTGAGGAAGGCTTCCGTGCACTATACAAGGGTTGGCTTCCTTCTGTCATTGGAGTTGTAAGTTCTGGAATAATTGGATATTTGAAGTCTGGTGGAAAATAGCATGATGGTTGGCTGTTAAGAATAGATATAACTTTGCCTGATTAGAATTTCTCCAGTTGTACTACTAAGTTTATATTGCTCGAGTCTAATTGAATGTTGTTGCATGCGACCAACTGCAAGACCTACTTGAATAGGTCTCTTACGTTACTAGATTTTCTCTTTGAAAATACTTCTTATGCTTTTCAAAAGAAAGATTGTTATCATGATTATAAATTGTGAACTCATATATTTTGTGGTCATCTTAGTGGTAATTCATTCTCTTCCCCATTTGTTTGCAGGTTCCATATGTAGGTCTCAACTTTGCCGTGTATGAATCCCTTAAAGATTGGCTACTAAAATCTAACCCCTATGGGCTTGTCGAGGATAATGAATTGGGTGTTGTAACAAGACTTGCATGTGGGGCTGCAGCAGGCACAGTTGGACAAACCGTTGCCTACCCCCTTGATGTCATTCGGAGAAGAATGCAGATGGTAGGATGGAGTAATGCTTCTTCAATTGTAGCTGGTGATGGGAGAACCAAAGGCCCTCTTGAATATACTGGCATGATTGATGCTTTCAGGAAAACTGTGAGGCATGAGGGCTTTAGAGCATTATACAAGGGTTTGGTCCCCAATTCAGTGAAGGTTAGTCTCCTACTTAATCTTATGCTCTGCACATTCTGCTTGAATCTGACTTCTAATTGTTAAGATCCACAAACATAACTCTGAATTTGGTTCATTTATAAGTGATCAAGAGCCAGCCATTTTTTTGGGCCAATGAATATGTTGCAATTTTAGATGATAACTGACATTTATAAGTAGTTGTATTGGTTGCCTATTTTCTCTGCACTGGTTGCTTCAGAAATTGGCTGCCTAATTTTTGTATTGGCCACGTATGATGAAAAAGCTCAGCGTTAGGTTGTTTACTTCTTTTCTTACTCTGCCAAACTAATCTTGTGATTGATGAACAAAGATGGTCAATAAAGATTACACTGCCGGAGTACGACGAACCATAGAATTACTCTGAATTTTTCAAGGTGAAATTAGCATGATATAAGCATGAAGACTTGCTCTAACGGAAGTTACTGTTTCCCTCCAGGTTGTCCCATCAATAGCTATTGCTTTCGTGACGTACGAACAAGTGAAGGAGTTACTCGGGGTAGAGATTAGAATATCTGACTGATGCATTTGTTGCAGAGAGAGCTGTGACGTTCGCTCAttctatgtaatttttttgtaagaagAGGAATAGAAAGTAATATTAAGCCCTCTTCTGCAGTGAGAGAAGTTGGAGACCATTCTAACCTGTGTTTATACATCCGTCACATGTTTTGCGATGTTTGTTTTCTCTTCTGGGTTCACCTCACCATTAGTGCCCAGTAGAAATGCTGTCTCAATAAGAATTAGCAAAGAACGACGTAATAATAGGCTTTTTTGTCAGGTTGGTCGGTCAGTTACTAGCTTTAATGTGGCTTTTTACTGTTGAAGGACAGAACCCTGCCTATTCTAGATACAATCTCATCTACTGTTTTCCATTTCTTAGTTTTTGCTAATACCATACTTCACAATGATTGTGCTAAGGTTACCATATTGGTCGAGGAATCGGGACTATAAATTTACTCGTAGTTGATGTAGTGTGGTATTCTAcggatttgtttttttgttttaggtCACTGTCACGTGAAAGTATTTCACCTTGCCACTTTCCCCTCCATTTGAGTCCTCATCGATATGTTGCCTCGTGAATTCGATCTTTACATCTTATCAATTGACAGTAACTCTGCTGTAAATCTAACAGTAGTTTCAGGTTATGAAGACACTCTGATCAAAGCTTGATGCATTTACATTACTGGAACTTGGTACAATCGTCTCTTGTTACCTCCGACAAATCAGTGTTCTTGGACAGACTGGGTGATAAACAACACCCAGTAGTATTCACCCAATCCATCCGAGAATTTTACCAACAAGAATTCCGAATACTATAATCCTCCTGCAATCActtataaattacatcaaaccttAGACCTGGGTTGGCAGCTATACTTGTTCCTATACCCAAACGAAAAGACAACAGGAAAATCCACTCCTTCTACAATGTTTTTCCACCGTCGACTCAGCACTCTTTCACATTTTTCTGCTGTGCCTGAAAcacaaaaatgcaaaattggttcatattttttcatctttacTACATAGGATGAcagttttgaatttgatttcttgaaatattttcttctatgAAAACATGGAAGTCTAACATGCGGAAAATTTGTATCTAATTCAAGTTTGGCAGAGCAAGTGTGATATATTCGGAATGTGATTAGTCACATTCTCTTAACTATACACCAATCATGCCGTGCAGTTGGTATATAATTGGTTGGGCATGAGctagaattttccaacaaacaTACATACCTGCAGTCCCTTATCTTTGTCTGAGCCTTGGCCATTTGTCTCTCGACAGCTCGAAACTCATTGACTTCATGCCTTCTTGCAGGCAAAGTGGAGCTGCGTTTACCTCTTCTGTTGCAATTCCTCCTCCCACTTTCCCTTTCCTCAAGTACCTCCTCCAAATTCAAACTACTCTCTTCATCAGACGACGACAATGAAAGAGAGGAGAGGATCATGACAAGATTGAGGCCAGCAAGAACCGACGTGCTTTTTTCCAACTCCAAATCCTTaccctcctcctcttcttcttcatcatcctTCCTTTCACCtaattctctcttttcttcctCTATCTTTCTCTCCACCTCCGCCATCTTCATCACCAATTCTTGCTTTCTTAGGGATTCTCGAAAGATATGAACAAAACAacctttgattttattgatgatgatgatgatgtgataaAGGAAACAtcatttgaatatatatgatgatgatgattccAGAGTTGTTGTATAGGCCTTTCCTCTATTGGTATGTTGGAGATTGATGGCTTGTCTACTGCCAAATGGATGATATTTTTCCCTTATTTGCTTTTGGGATGGGTGGGGGGGACTACAACTACAAGTCAATGGATCAATATTCATCATTCTTTCAtctccaatttaattttttatttttttttatcgggTAAATTACAGTTATCTTTCATgagatttaacataattataaatatttttttaattttttggaatacCCCCtcaaaggaaaaataattatgttgcCTCATAGACCGTGAGGTGAATTAAAATCACTACTTTATCcttgttgaatttaaaaaaaaaaaaatatttgcaaaaatttaaaatttttttaggatgggttaaataaataattcatagagTATATTAgtccaaaataatattttaaaaaattcaaaaaaatatagaaaagtataataaataattcaaaagggtATTTCGAtcagttcatcataaaaaatggatgaaaatctaatggAGGTTAACGAAATAAGATCGTTGTTAGATGAACGTTAAAATCAAGAgggaatttgtaatttttcaaataataataagatttttcCAATAATGTCAAATCTCAATAGATATAGTCGCAATTCACCATTCTTTTAtgctaattatttatgttttttgttttcgtAAAAGAATCatcttttagaaaataattacagtACTTGACTAATTTTGAGCCACTATTTTTGTGggtaaaaataatagaatattcAAATATCTTTGGATATGGAAGTAGGCGGCATTTTGAGTTATTCTTGCCCAAAATTAGAATGTAAAAATCTTGCATAGTATTTGGATATGTaatttgagtgttttgttttcgtgttttggaaataaagataaataagtgtgtgttggaaatatatggtatatttgaatttatgttttgaggtaatttaaatattttaaaataaatagtgtaggtttgatgttgggttttggaagacaaaataattgttcattgtcaaatcatatatcttttatatataaatatgtatatatataaatattgtatgattAATGTTGTatatttgggagacaaaaaatactgttcattatcaaatcatatcttttttatattatatatagagagttgaaaaacaaaaaaaatacaaagataaggtgtaaaaaatacaaaaataaacgttgcatgtgttttatcttgtctcgaacccaa
The nucleotide sequence above comes from Sesamum indicum cultivar Zhongzhi No. 13 linkage group LG11, S_indicum_v1.0, whole genome shotgun sequence. Encoded proteins:
- the LOC105173101 gene encoding mitochondrial adenine nucleotide transporter ADNT1 — protein: MASEDVKTSESAVSKIVNFAEEAKLAKEEIKPTKYQVYSICKSLVAGGVAGGVSRTAVAPLERLKILLQVQNPHNIKYNGTVQGLKYIWRTEGFRGLFKGNGTNCARIVPNSAVKFFSYEQASKGILYMYQQQTGNEDAQLTPVLRLAAGACAGIIAMSATYPMDMVRGRLTVQTEKSPYQYRGMFHALSTVLREEGFRALYKGWLPSVIGVVPYVGLNFAVYESLKDWLLKSNPYGLVEDNELGVVTRLACGAAAGTVGQTVAYPLDVIRRRMQMVGWSNASSIVAGDGRTKGPLEYTGMIDAFRKTVRHEGFRALYKGLVPNSVKVVPSIAIAFVTYEQVKELLGVEIRISD
- the LOC105173102 gene encoding uncharacterized protein LOC105173102, which encodes MKMAEVERKIEEEKRELGERKDDEEEEEEGKDLELEKSTSVLAGLNLVMILSSLSLSSSDEESSLNLEEVLEERESGRRNCNRRGKRSSTLPARRHEVNEFRAVERQMAKAQTKIRDCRHSRKM